ATTTTTTGGCGCACGGGTGCTGCAAAAATGGATGCTCAAGTGTGGTTGGCGCAACAATGGGGTGGGGCGGCTGAGGCGGTGCTGATTTTGCGTGATGTTGCACCCGCTCGTCGCGAGAAAGCAGTGCGTGATGCTTTGACGGCGATTCTATTGGCGTATTTGTTTCAACGCGCACAACGTTACGCGGTGGCTCATGGCTTGCGTTATCGGTTGATCGTGTTGTCGAGCGCGAAAACATTGTGGGGTACATGCCGCAGCGATGGCACCGTGCGCTTGAATTGGCGTTTGGTGTTTTTGGATGTGGCATTGGTGGACTATGTGTTGGCACATGAGTTGTCCCACACCGTGCACATGAACCACAGCCGTTTGTTTTGGGAGAAAGTCGCGGAATTGTGCCCAGATTACAAACATTGTGTGCGTGAGCTGAAGCAGTATAATTTGCGTGCAACTTAAAGAAATATAAAAAAATACAGAAAAATGAACAACTGACTTTTCTGGTGTTTTGAGTTGGAATTTTTATCTGAGCATCTTGATACAAATCAAGCACATTCAAAGGATTGTCAGCTCGCTGTCCTTCGCATTCGTCGATGTTGAGTCAATTGGTGTGAAGAAACAGACTGACCTCGTGTGCCCTTGAGTGTACGTGAGGCACAAACACAAACACAAACACAAACACAAACACAAACACAAACACAAACACAAACACAAACACAAACACAAACACAAACACAAACACAAACACAAACACAAACACAAACACAAACACCCCTTTCGAAAGGGGTGTTTTCATTTTAGTAATGCGCTTGATCCTTGATTTTTTATGCTTTGCGTTCAGTGATAACGTAGTGTTTGGTCAGTGTTTCAATGACTTGAAATGTGCCTTTAAAACCAGCAGGTATGATGACGGCATCACCAACCGTAAATTCGCGTGTTTCGCGTGTTTCGCCTGTTTCTGCAATGAGCCGACCACGTCCACTGATGACATAGAAATATTCATCTTCGGTTGATCCCATTTCAATGCGCCATGCCCCCACTTCACTGGCCCAGATGCCCATAAACACTTCGCCGCTGTCATTGGTGAAGTGATGCCATGTGGTGCGTTGTGGATTGCCTGTGATGAGGCGTTCAGGGCGAGGAAAGTCGTATTCGGGAGTGGGTGTGGTGTCAGAGAACAATTGAATGCGGGGCATGGGAGTCCTTGAGATGAGGTGGGTGGGGATGGCTGTTTGGGATTTTGGTCTGGTGGATTTTAACCAATCACCCCTCACCGAGTCAAAGTGGTTGCTGATTCATGTGTGCAATGGATGGTTGAGATCACTGCGGTTGGTAACTCAAGCGCACATAAATGGGCGCGTAGGGCTCCGCTTGGGTGATTTCCAGAAGGGATTCACGGGACAATTCAAGCATGGCGATGAAATTAACCACCAATACAGAACGGCCTTCGCCATTTGCAATCAAGTCATGGAACAGCTCACCGAACTCCATGAATTGGCGGTGCTGTAATTGACGCAAAATGCCCGTCATGAATTCACGGACGGACAGTGTTTCACGGGTGATGCGGTGTTTTTGATTGAGTTTTGCGCGTTTCAAAATGTCTTGCCAAGCCGATTTGAGGTCATCTAGATTGACATTGGGCATTGCGCGTTCAGTGGTGTGATCAATGTCAGCGAGTGCGATGTCAAAATCCCGTCCCACCACGGGCAGTAGATTTAAACCCAGTGCAGCCAATTTCATTTGCTCGTATTCTAACAAGCGGCGCACCAGTTCAGCGCGTGGGTCATCGGCTTCTTCGCCGGTGTCGGTGGTTTTGACGGGCAACAACATGCGTGATTTAATCTCAATCAACATCGCTGCCATGAGCAAATATTCAGCGGCCAACTCAAGGTTGTGTTCGCGGATTTGATCGACGTAAATCAAATATTGAGTGGTCACTTGTGCCATGGGAATGTCGAGCACATTGAAATTTTGTTTGCGAATCAAATACAGCAATAAATCCAAAGGCCCTTCAAAGGTCTCAAGAAAAACCTCCAATGCATTGGGCGGGATGTAGAGGTCTTGCGGCATGTTGAACAGGGGCTCACCGTACAGACGTGCGAACGCCAAACCATCAACCACATCAGGTGTGGTGTCAGGTTTGGCGTTTACGATGGCGGCCTCGTCCAAAGGGACGACTGGCTGTGTCATCTAAAGTAAATGTAACGCAATTTAGTTGTAAACGTAAGGCTTTTGCGCGACCATTGCTTCTTCAAATTCACGCTGTAAGCGCAAATCTTGTGGTTTGTCCCACAGGCGCGCACGACCATCACGCTGGCCTTTTTCAAGCTGAGGATCTTCTTTTTTCAGGTCTTTTAAAAACAAGGTGACATCGGATTCGTAACGCGCCATTTTTATTGCTCCAAATGCTAATTTAATGCAGAGAATTGTTTACAATGGAGGCTCATTTTGACGAGCTCCCACGCTTGATTGCTATTTTACTCGAAAAACCATGGGGTTGGCGCGTTTTGCTATTTTGATTGTATTGGAAATCTTATTTTGAAGTTGTTTGTTCACCCATCGTCCCAAAATAAGCACACGCTGCAATCTGCGCTGCGCTGCGGTTTGAGCCGCTTGGCGTGCACGGTGGTGCTGTTGATGGGCGCGCCATT
The window above is part of the Ephemeroptericola cinctiostellae genome. Proteins encoded here:
- a CDS encoding DUF3460 family protein yields the protein MARYESDVTLFLKDLKKEDPQLEKGQRDGRARLWDKPQDLRLQREFEEAMVAQKPYVYN
- a CDS encoding segregation and condensation protein A, encoding MTQPVVPLDEAAIVNAKPDTTPDVVDGLAFARLYGEPLFNMPQDLYIPPNALEVFLETFEGPLDLLLYLIRKQNFNVLDIPMAQVTTQYLIYVDQIREHNLELAAEYLLMAAMLIEIKSRMLLPVKTTDTGEEADDPRAELVRRLLEYEQMKLAALGLNLLPVVGRDFDIALADIDHTTERAMPNVNLDDLKSAWQDILKRAKLNQKHRITRETLSVREFMTGILRQLQHRQFMEFGELFHDLIANGEGRSVLVVNFIAMLELSRESLLEITQAEPYAPIYVRLSYQPQ
- a CDS encoding cupin domain-containing protein, with product MPRIQLFSDTTPTPEYDFPRPERLITGNPQRTTWHHFTNDSGEVFMGIWASEVGAWRIEMGSTEDEYFYVISGRGRLIAETGETRETREFTVGDAVIIPAGFKGTFQVIETLTKHYVITERKA